From Spirochaetota bacterium:
TGGGATATGCCGCGCAGCATGGGACGGCCTTGCCGCAGAGGCTTCGATACGGCCGTATTAGTGCAGCTTTCTTTTCGGCGCCTTTACGGCCTTTCTTGGCAGCCCCGACGCATATGCAAAGGCGCGCTTCACGTATTTCGAGAGTTCTCAGGCATCGGCGGTGATCGTTTCCGACAGGGCCACGTGTTCTTTCATCACCCGTTCCTTCATCGGCTCGAACGGCCTGGCATCCCCGGCATCCATGAGGGCAGAGCGCTCCTGCTCGGAGAGCCGTACGAAGAGCCTCGCACCGTGCACGCCGGCGAACATGCTGCCGTTCACGAACGAGGCCGGGCAGCCGAACATCTTCTTATTATCGCAATTGATGCCGCGTACCGCTTCCGCGAAAACGCGGGATCGGTCTTCTTCCATTCCATCCTAT
This genomic window contains:
- a CDS encoding TfoX/Sxy family protein — its product is MEEDRSRVFAEAVRGINCDNKKMFGCPASFVNGSMFAGVHGARLFVRLSEQERSALMDAGDARPFEPMKERVMKEHVALSETITADA